A section of the Bacillus sp. HSf4 genome encodes:
- the lgt gene encoding prolipoprotein diacylglyceryl transferase has protein sequence MNETIEPLNPIAFHLGPIAVHWYGIIIGLGALLGLWLAVREGERRGLHKDTFVDLVLFAIPIAILCARAYYVIFEWGYYSEHPDQIIQIWNGGLAIHGGLIGAVLTGLIFAKVKGLSFWKLADIAAPSILLGQAIGRWGNFMNQEAHGGSVSRAFLENLHLPDFILNQMYINGQYYQPTFLYESLWSFTGVVILLLLRKANLKRGELFLIYVIWYSIGRYYIEGLRTDSLMLTEALRMAQVISIVLIIIAAALILFRRLKGGEIKRYQEM, from the coding sequence ATGAATGAAACGATTGAACCTTTGAATCCGATTGCCTTCCATCTTGGGCCGATCGCCGTACATTGGTACGGTATCATCATCGGTCTCGGCGCTTTGCTGGGATTGTGGCTTGCGGTCAGAGAAGGCGAACGGAGGGGGCTGCATAAAGACACGTTTGTCGATCTGGTGCTTTTTGCGATCCCGATTGCGATTTTGTGCGCAAGGGCGTACTATGTCATTTTTGAATGGGGCTACTACAGCGAACACCCCGACCAGATCATTCAGATTTGGAACGGCGGTCTTGCGATCCATGGCGGTCTTATCGGAGCCGTCCTGACCGGACTTATCTTTGCAAAGGTAAAAGGCCTGTCATTTTGGAAGCTTGCCGATATCGCGGCTCCCAGCATTCTTTTGGGCCAGGCCATCGGCCGCTGGGGAAACTTTATGAATCAGGAAGCGCACGGAGGCTCCGTTTCAAGAGCGTTCTTAGAAAATCTCCACCTGCCTGATTTTATCCTCAACCAAATGTATATTAACGGGCAATATTATCAGCCGACGTTTTTGTATGAGTCATTATGGAGCTTCACGGGTGTTGTGATTCTGCTTCTTTTAAGAAAAGCGAATTTAAAGAGGGGCGAACTGTTTTTAATCTATGTCATTTGGTATTCTATCGGCCGCTACTATATTGAAGGCCTTCGGACGGACAGCCTGATGCTGACGGAAGCGCTGCGCATGGCGCAGGTTATTTCAATCGTGCTGATTATCATCGCGGCCGCGCTGATTCTATTCAGACGCTTGAAAGGCGGAGAGATTAAACGATACCAGGAGATGTAG
- the hprK gene encoding HPr(Ser) kinase/phosphatase, whose product MPKVRTKDVMDKFKLELISGEEGINRPITMSDLSRPGLEMAGYFTYYPKERVQLLGKTEITFFEKLPEEDKKQRMLSLCTEITPAIILSRDLPIPPELIEASEENGVPVLRSPLKTTRLTSRLTNYLESQLAPTTAIHGVLVDVYGVGVLIIGKSGVGKSETALELVKRGHRLVADDCVEIRQEDQDTLIGSAPELIEHLLEIRGLGIINVMTLFGAGAVRSFKRITLVMSLELWEQGKQYDRLGLEEETMKIIDTDIPKLTIPVRPGRNLAVIIEVAAMNFRLKRMGLNAAEQFTHKLADVIEDGELEE is encoded by the coding sequence ATGCCGAAAGTTCGAACAAAAGATGTAATGGATAAATTTAAACTTGAGCTCATCAGCGGAGAAGAAGGGATCAACCGTCCGATCACGATGAGTGATTTATCAAGACCGGGCCTTGAAATGGCGGGTTATTTTACATATTATCCAAAAGAGAGGGTCCAGCTTCTTGGAAAAACGGAAATCACCTTTTTCGAGAAGCTTCCCGAGGAAGACAAAAAACAGCGGATGCTTTCTTTATGCACGGAAATTACACCGGCGATCATTCTGTCGCGCGATTTGCCGATCCCGCCTGAATTGATTGAAGCGTCGGAAGAAAACGGTGTGCCTGTTCTGCGTTCCCCGCTCAAGACGACGCGTCTGACCAGCCGCCTGACGAATTATCTTGAAAGCCAGCTTGCTCCGACGACTGCGATCCATGGCGTGCTTGTCGATGTCTACGGTGTCGGGGTGCTGATCATTGGAAAAAGCGGCGTCGGAAAAAGTGAAACGGCGCTGGAGCTTGTCAAAAGGGGCCACCGTCTTGTCGCAGACGACTGTGTTGAGATCAGGCAGGAAGATCAGGATACATTGATCGGAAGCGCCCCTGAATTAATCGAGCACCTTCTTGAAATCAGAGGTCTCGGCATCATCAATGTCATGACGTTGTTCGGCGCCGGTGCCGTCAGAAGTTTTAAACGGATTACACTTGTGATGAGCCTTGAGCTTTGGGAGCAGGGAAAACAATACGACCGTTTAGGCCTTGAAGAGGAAACAATGAAAATCATTGATACTGACATTCCAAAGCTGACCATTCCGGTCCGTCCGGGAAGAAACCTTGCCGTCATTATCGAAGTGGCCGCCATGAACTTCAGGCTGAAGCGTATGGGTCTGAACGCGGCGGAGCAATTCACTCATAAACTGGCGGATGTCATTGAAGATGGTGAGCTTGAAGAATAG
- a CDS encoding MarR family transcriptional regulator yields MEYNIHDTTVLNEDILSPEEKETWVLYMKVLTAAGLGDVSEWMKLDISMPQMKVLMLLNNHGNLKVSEIAEKMGASLSNMTGLLSRLEQANFIKRTHSAQDRRAIVVELTEEAKDIFRSLYQKGHEKLKKALQMMNEQEKNKVNEGLTILEKALKANQED; encoded by the coding sequence GTGGAATACAACATTCACGATACAACCGTGCTGAATGAGGACATCCTCTCCCCGGAGGAAAAAGAAACATGGGTCCTTTATATGAAAGTGCTGACAGCCGCGGGACTCGGAGACGTATCCGAATGGATGAAGCTCGATATCAGTATGCCGCAAATGAAAGTGTTGATGCTGCTCAACAATCATGGAAACTTGAAAGTCTCTGAAATTGCCGAAAAAATGGGCGCCTCCCTGTCAAATATGACCGGGCTGCTCAGCCGTCTTGAACAGGCAAACTTTATTAAAAGAACGCATTCCGCGCAAGATCGGCGTGCGATCGTCGTCGAATTAACAGAGGAAGCGAAAGATATTTTCCGAAGCTTATATCAAAAAGGGCACGAAAAGCTAAAAAAAGCGCTCCAAATGATGAATGAGCAGGAGAAAAACAAAGTGAACGAAGGCCTTACCATTCTTGAAAAAGCGCTTAAAGCCAATCAGGAAGATTAG
- a CDS encoding MFS transporter, with product MSKALTKHDTNQKRAIFLFTIGVFMAALDNGIISAALTTINHSFDVSPSWGAWGITLYTLGLAVSVPIVGKLSDRYGRKKLFIIEVLLFGTGSLVVALSLNFPMFLLARLIQSLGGGGIFIIGSSHILDTLPKEKQGTALGLLGAMNGIAAVLGPNIGSFILDLTGSWHWLFLINLPIAAGLIALSFPFMIETKAAKAKPLDTAGTVILSLAILSVMYGITNLDGQDILAGLADPRVYLFLIIGATLFTGLFFYEKRVESKGGDPILAYTLLKNKVFQWTLLIGFLSGGLLAAVIFIPAYAEQYLHVAPEKAGYWMTPLALASGAGAGLGGIMADRKGPVKATLLSGTISFIGFLLLSVWVTEKWEFIFASVIAGAGFGFLLGAPLNMLVSEAAKQNYGTALGTLSLVRQMGLTLAPALYAGFITAGYENIDSRVTSKLEDAGIPSHGFSNGAAGELQFKDALSQIPDPKVKGIIAEAIHDSIGNGFGNLYLTAALISAAVLAAITVLSIHRRKTSSPTSQTQHFSN from the coding sequence GTGTCCAAAGCTTTGACGAAACATGATACAAACCAAAAACGGGCCATTTTTCTGTTTACGATCGGGGTGTTTATGGCTGCTTTAGACAACGGCATCATTTCCGCAGCTCTTACGACAATCAATCATTCTTTTGATGTATCACCATCATGGGGAGCCTGGGGGATCACGCTTTATACTCTCGGCTTAGCTGTCAGCGTGCCGATTGTGGGGAAATTATCCGACCGCTACGGACGAAAAAAGCTATTTATCATTGAGGTGCTGCTGTTCGGCACAGGCTCTCTTGTCGTTGCCTTAAGCCTGAATTTCCCGATGTTTTTGCTTGCCCGGCTGATTCAATCGCTCGGCGGAGGGGGAATCTTTATCATCGGAAGCTCCCACATCCTTGATACATTGCCAAAGGAAAAACAAGGAACGGCACTCGGGCTGTTAGGGGCGATGAATGGAATCGCAGCGGTCCTCGGGCCAAATATCGGCAGCTTTATTTTGGACCTTACCGGAAGCTGGCATTGGCTGTTTTTGATCAACCTGCCGATTGCTGCGGGACTGATCGCGCTAAGCTTTCCGTTTATGATCGAAACAAAGGCGGCAAAAGCAAAACCGCTCGATACCGCCGGAACAGTGATATTATCCCTGGCGATTTTATCTGTGATGTACGGCATCACAAACCTCGATGGCCAAGATATACTCGCCGGCCTCGCCGATCCGCGCGTCTACCTTTTTTTGATCATCGGCGCCACCCTGTTTACCGGGTTGTTTTTCTATGAAAAACGCGTGGAATCAAAAGGCGGTGATCCGATACTCGCCTATACCTTGCTGAAAAATAAAGTGTTCCAGTGGACGCTTTTGATCGGTTTTTTATCAGGAGGTCTTTTAGCGGCCGTGATTTTTATTCCCGCCTATGCGGAACAATATTTGCATGTCGCACCCGAAAAAGCGGGATACTGGATGACGCCGCTTGCGCTCGCTTCAGGAGCGGGAGCCGGACTTGGCGGAATCATGGCTGACCGAAAAGGGCCGGTCAAGGCGACATTGCTGTCAGGAACGATTTCTTTCATCGGATTTTTATTGTTGTCCGTCTGGGTGACTGAGAAATGGGAGTTTATCTTCGCCAGTGTGATCGCAGGCGCCGGTTTTGGTTTTCTGTTAGGGGCGCCATTAAATATGCTCGTGTCAGAGGCGGCAAAACAAAATTACGGTACCGCCCTCGGGACGTTGTCGCTCGTCAGACAGATGGGGCTGACTTTGGCTCCGGCTCTTTACGCCGGGTTTATTACAGCCGGTTATGAAAATATCGATAGCCGCGTCACAAGCAAATTAGAGGATGCCGGCATTCCCTCACACGGATTTTCAAACGGTGCAGCAGGTGAACTTCAGTTCAAAGATGCCCTTTCACAAATTCCTGATCCGAAAGTGAAAGGGATTATTGCTGAAGCGATCCATGACAGCATCGGCAACGGCTTCGGAAACCTTTATTTAACAGCCGCGCTCATATCGGCGGCCGTGCTTGCCGCCATCACGGTATTGTCGATTCACAGAAGAAAGACATCATCTCCGACCAGTCAAACCCAACACTTCTCAAACTAA
- a CDS encoding metallophosphoesterase gives MKMNRTRQTLLLLAAACFLLLPFPIGHAAGKLDEEKSSPVIKHVPTEQVRKGDDLYFRAKTSADTVILHYKQHDELPFRVIPMEIEPGKMNSYIAKLGSENISSDRIVYYIEAQSGDLSAKTDLYTIDIEGMKVDVQKLPELFITEMVVDSTNAGGKDGYEFIEVYNNTNKPVHMNSYNIKYRNPEKGKESELLWPFAQADITVPSGQTHVFWIKNETNSRLTAADFNRHYGVDLQEGKTLSVLKGGGMANNAVRELVISTKSGEDIAVARYHRERNETAAVKNKAILYRYPLDGTKQMMKMSSGEEKPSPGTLLQEQTPSETVAVMPDKEQPHIQDMTDHHAAKPGETIQLLADISDNQQVKNVQFFYRMSADEPFSKVSVEKSRNDGLYRHNLYFAELIGKEKVEYYIKASDGSNTAATEKKTIALEQSFLKGLRLNVHNGGTVSGHTLLKATSERPPSETKIRIDGKEQKAGYRALEKKAYFAFDVNKTNLYFKNAVTIGKRVQKIFDDSRRRYATITVPVSPEEFTKGKPFAVKVRSGTKSTPFEQTSAENRDDFVLKNPRLILADGTVIHDERYDDEKKELPVGDNPDAKEWYEFRFTLPERCFTSLAVQWNTKVWKEGSHTIEAENGEERVIHQVTVDHTGPEIKASVKDGKTYKGAFTLDAAVTDRWSGVRKVKAFLDGKKIALPYTASSADLDSGKHVLTIKAADSAGNTSVLKRNFHIKKEQPDKPEQAKNAAGSTHAKLAVRVKDPTKDKMRVSFYRGYQYTAADEKHVKVSANQSDTEPPQGLAANGGKVLTKDERANMSSPDGKGFETVSNTRFPYHRFDVKVDENVRKRDNVEVVWRGSSLPGRKVSMFAWNYKKKQWDTLAFHIAKNNRLFTLKGSVKAADYVRDSRAAVIIQDQIQLSEDDYTLIWMSDTQYYSESYPQIFEKQVKWIAEQKDKLNIKYVFHTGDLVDEADQPIQWERADRFMKVLDDHKVPYGVLAGNHDVGHKDNSFQTYGKYFGAKRFQNKPFYGGSYANNKGHYDLISSGGNDYIMLSMGWGIGAKELQWMNDVLKRYPDRKAILAFHEYLLVSGGRSPIGERIFEQIVKPNQNVIAVLCGHYHSSTLKVDKLDDDGDGKPDRKVFQMLADYQGGPEGGQGYLRIFHVDPKHDAIHVKTYSPYLDDYNFYDPHQFGPKDEFSIKTDLKPRKKKVKTDYFEMNVFSNQQIGKAKKVKSGKTASVTWEDLKPNTDYYWYAEARDQYGGKSRSNIWKLTTAADDMKAFFTNNGDEALSLHRKMTGSAEFGGGRPPGPSVRILRQEELPSLLNTIKSSVASFLLILMLVHSQSKHLFS, from the coding sequence ATGAAAATGAACAGAACCCGCCAAACCCTTTTGTTGCTTGCCGCAGCATGTTTTTTATTGCTGCCGTTTCCAATCGGTCATGCTGCCGGAAAACTGGATGAAGAAAAAAGCTCCCCTGTCATCAAACATGTGCCAACAGAACAAGTCCGCAAAGGGGACGACTTGTATTTTCGCGCCAAAACGTCTGCCGATACGGTGATTCTTCATTACAAACAGCATGACGAATTGCCGTTTCGGGTAATTCCGATGGAAATAGAGCCCGGTAAAATGAACAGCTATATTGCGAAATTGGGAAGCGAGAACATATCTTCCGACAGGATTGTTTATTACATTGAAGCGCAGTCTGGCGATTTGTCCGCCAAGACCGATTTGTATACGATCGACATTGAAGGAATGAAGGTCGATGTCCAAAAGCTGCCTGAGCTTTTCATCACGGAAATGGTTGTTGATTCAACAAATGCCGGAGGAAAAGACGGTTACGAATTTATCGAGGTTTATAATAATACGAATAAGCCGGTTCATATGAACAGCTACAATATCAAATACCGCAATCCCGAAAAAGGAAAGGAATCAGAACTGCTCTGGCCGTTTGCACAAGCCGATATCACGGTGCCGTCGGGACAGACGCATGTATTCTGGATTAAAAACGAAACGAACAGCCGCTTGACGGCCGCTGATTTTAACAGGCACTACGGTGTCGATCTGCAGGAAGGAAAAACGCTTTCGGTGCTGAAAGGAGGCGGAATGGCTAACAACGCTGTCAGGGAATTGGTCATCAGCACCAAAAGCGGTGAAGACATCGCTGTCGCCCGTTATCATCGTGAACGAAACGAGACAGCCGCCGTCAAAAACAAAGCGATCCTTTATCGATATCCGCTCGATGGAACAAAACAGATGATGAAAATGTCCAGCGGTGAAGAAAAGCCTTCTCCAGGTACGCTTTTACAGGAGCAAACACCGTCGGAAACAGTCGCTGTTATGCCTGACAAAGAACAGCCGCATATTCAGGATATGACGGATCATCATGCGGCAAAGCCCGGGGAGACGATTCAGCTGTTAGCCGATATCAGCGACAATCAGCAAGTCAAAAATGTGCAATTTTTTTACCGGATGAGTGCAGATGAGCCATTTAGCAAAGTCAGTGTTGAAAAAAGCAGAAATGACGGGCTTTACCGCCATAATCTTTATTTTGCAGAGCTCATCGGCAAAGAAAAAGTGGAGTATTATATCAAAGCTAGCGACGGATCAAACACAGCGGCGACTGAGAAAAAGACAATCGCACTTGAACAGAGCTTTTTGAAGGGACTTCGCCTGAATGTGCATAACGGCGGAACCGTTTCAGGACATACGCTGCTGAAAGCGACATCTGAAAGACCGCCGTCAGAAACGAAAATCCGGATTGACGGAAAGGAGCAAAAAGCGGGATATAGGGCGCTGGAAAAGAAAGCGTATTTTGCTTTTGACGTCAATAAAACGAACCTATATTTCAAAAATGCGGTCACCATCGGCAAACGGGTGCAAAAAATATTTGACGACTCGCGCCGCCGATATGCGACCATTACCGTTCCGGTTTCGCCTGAAGAATTTACGAAAGGAAAGCCCTTTGCCGTAAAGGTGCGTTCCGGGACAAAATCAACCCCGTTTGAACAAACTTCCGCGGAAAACCGGGATGATTTTGTATTGAAAAACCCGCGGCTCATTTTGGCCGACGGAACTGTCATCCATGATGAGCGCTATGATGACGAAAAAAAAGAGCTTCCCGTCGGAGACAACCCGGATGCGAAAGAATGGTATGAATTCCGATTCACTCTGCCGGAAAGGTGCTTTACATCGCTTGCCGTCCAGTGGAACACAAAGGTGTGGAAAGAAGGGAGCCACACAATTGAAGCGGAGAACGGGGAAGAACGGGTTATACACCAGGTGACGGTTGATCACACAGGCCCTGAAATCAAAGCTTCTGTGAAAGACGGCAAAACGTATAAAGGCGCATTTACACTTGATGCAGCCGTTACTGATAGATGGAGCGGAGTCCGCAAAGTCAAAGCTTTTCTAGACGGAAAAAAAATCGCTTTGCCTTACACCGCTTCATCTGCAGATCTGGACAGCGGCAAGCACGTTTTGACAATTAAAGCAGCCGACAGTGCCGGAAATACGTCAGTTTTAAAAAGGAATTTTCACATCAAAAAAGAACAGCCGGACAAGCCTGAGCAAGCAAAAAACGCCGCAGGGAGCACACATGCAAAATTGGCCGTCCGGGTGAAAGACCCGACAAAGGATAAAATGCGCGTCTCTTTTTATCGAGGGTATCAATATACAGCCGCAGACGAAAAGCATGTCAAAGTGTCGGCGAATCAAAGCGATACAGAGCCGCCGCAAGGGTTGGCGGCAAACGGCGGAAAGGTGCTTACAAAAGATGAGCGCGCTAACATGTCCTCGCCTGACGGAAAAGGCTTTGAAACAGTCTCAAACACTCGTTTTCCGTATCACCGCTTCGATGTGAAGGTCGATGAAAATGTCCGAAAACGCGACAATGTTGAAGTCGTGTGGCGCGGAAGCTCTCTTCCCGGCAGAAAAGTGTCGATGTTCGCCTGGAACTACAAAAAAAAGCAATGGGATACGCTCGCTTTCCATATCGCCAAAAATAACAGGCTGTTTACGCTGAAAGGAAGTGTAAAGGCTGCCGACTATGTCCGCGATTCCCGCGCTGCTGTCATCATCCAGGATCAAATACAGCTGTCGGAAGACGACTATACACTGATTTGGATGTCCGATACCCAATACTACTCGGAAAGCTATCCGCAAATTTTTGAAAAACAAGTAAAATGGATCGCCGAACAGAAGGACAAGCTGAACATTAAGTATGTTTTTCACACGGGAGACCTTGTTGATGAAGCGGATCAGCCGATTCAATGGGAGCGCGCCGACCGCTTTATGAAAGTGCTCGATGATCACAAGGTGCCGTACGGGGTATTGGCGGGAAACCATGATGTCGGCCATAAAGACAACTCTTTTCAAACATACGGGAAGTATTTTGGCGCAAAACGGTTTCAAAACAAACCTTTCTACGGAGGCTCATATGCCAATAACAAAGGCCATTATGACCTGATTTCCTCAGGCGGTAATGACTATATTATGCTGTCGATGGGCTGGGGAATCGGAGCGAAAGAATTGCAGTGGATGAATGATGTGCTGAAGCGCTATCCCGACCGTAAAGCGATTTTGGCATTCCACGAATATCTGCTTGTTTCAGGAGGCAGAAGTCCGATCGGCGAGCGAATATTTGAACAAATCGTCAAACCGAATCAAAATGTCATCGCTGTTTTATGCGGACATTACCACAGTTCAACATTAAAAGTCGACAAGCTGGATGACGATGGAGATGGAAAGCCGGATCGAAAGGTTTTTCAAATGCTTGCCGATTATCAGGGCGGACCTGAAGGCGGCCAGGGCTATTTAAGGATCTTTCATGTCGATCCGAAGCATGATGCGATTCATGTCAAAACCTATTCGCCATATCTTGACGACTATAACTTTTATGATCCGCATCAATTCGGACCAAAGGATGAATTCAGTATAAAAACAGATCTCAAACCGCGGAAGAAAAAAGTGAAAACCGATTATTTTGAAATGAATGTTTTTTCAAATCAGCAGATTGGCAAAGCCAAAAAGGTGAAAAGCGGGAAAACAGCTTCTGTGACATGGGAGGATTTGAAGCCGAATACGGATTACTATTGGTATGCCGAAGCCAGGGATCAATACGGCGGGAAAAGCCGTTCTAACATATGGAAATTGACGACGGCGGCAGATGATATGAAAGCATTTTTCACTAACAACGGTGATGAAGCCTTATCCCTGCACCGAAAAATGACCGGAAGCGCTGAGTTCGGCGGCGGACGGCCTCCAGGTCCTTCGGTGCGTATTTTGCGGCAGGAGGAGCTCCCGTCTTTGCTCAACACCATAAAAAGTTCTGTTGCATCCTTTTTGCTGATATTGATGTTGGTGCACAGCCAGTCAAAACACTTGTTTTCCTGA
- a CDS encoding phage holin family protein — protein sequence MMRWIINVLVNALLLIVIAGYFDSVHVRSIGAAITASLILSILNMFVKPVLIILTLPVTVVTLGLFLFVINALTLYMTAAIMGDSFDLDGFGTAIFASIVLSVFHLLIQKAIIEPMTRK from the coding sequence GTGATGAGATGGATCATAAACGTTCTTGTCAACGCCTTGTTATTAATCGTTATTGCTGGTTATTTTGATTCGGTTCATGTCAGAAGCATCGGTGCAGCCATTACGGCAAGTCTGATTTTGTCGATTTTGAATATGTTTGTGAAGCCGGTGCTGATCATCCTGACATTGCCTGTCACCGTTGTGACGCTTGGCTTGTTCTTATTTGTAATCAATGCACTCACGCTCTATATGACGGCAGCCATTATGGGTGACAGTTTTGATCTTGACGGCTTTGGGACAGCTATTTTTGCATCGATTGTCCTGTCGGTTTTCCATCTGCTCATCCAAAAAGCGATCATCGAGCCGATGACGAGAAAATAA
- a CDS encoding PspC domain-containing protein — MKRLFRSETDRKIAGVVGGLAEYLNIDASLLRIITVLLFIFSTGIPVVLIYIVWVFLVPNEGDVKS, encoded by the coding sequence ATGAAAAGGCTATTTCGATCCGAAACAGACAGAAAAATTGCAGGGGTCGTGGGAGGGCTGGCAGAATATTTAAATATAGATGCGTCTTTATTGCGCATTATCACCGTTTTATTATTTATATTTTCGACGGGAATTCCCGTGGTGCTGATTTATATCGTCTGGGTGTTTCTCGTTCCGAATGAAGGAGACGTCAAATCGTGA
- a CDS encoding DUF4097 domain-containing protein: protein MKNEKERILKLVETGKLSAKEALILIEKLEDDYRQTESKVTALSEDVLDSDHFYSEKKREPKPSIGSKLFEWIDTAVKKVKEVDLDLNFGQSYDVQHIFQFKDTDFSTLDIQLANGSVNLMPWDDGDIRVECQAKVYRVDNQEEARQAFLQHIDCGTEGDKFMIRTEKKTMKTNLTVYIPNKEYGKIRFKLFNGPVRGEHLSVKELSAKTTNGVLSFSALTAEKAALETANGQIKLADHDCGEIEAETINGLIDIKGSCESLDLQSFNGNIAATVKNPHCRSAYVKTTTGSIELNVPRDCAVTAELKSNLGSLSNDLRDAEILKEKNETIQKEMHVKANQNHDHSMTVFLETKTGSIHLNHTQE from the coding sequence ATGAAAAATGAAAAAGAACGGATTTTAAAGCTTGTTGAAACGGGAAAACTGTCGGCGAAAGAGGCGCTGATTTTGATTGAAAAACTAGAAGATGACTACAGGCAGACTGAAAGCAAGGTGACGGCCTTATCTGAGGATGTCCTTGATTCAGACCACTTTTACAGCGAAAAAAAGCGGGAGCCGAAGCCATCGATCGGATCAAAACTGTTTGAGTGGATCGATACCGCTGTGAAAAAGGTAAAAGAGGTTGACTTGGACTTGAACTTTGGGCAATCATATGATGTCCAACATATTTTTCAATTCAAAGATACCGATTTTTCCACTCTTGATATTCAGTTGGCAAACGGCAGCGTCAACCTCATGCCATGGGACGATGGCGACATTCGCGTCGAGTGCCAGGCGAAGGTGTACCGCGTCGATAACCAAGAGGAAGCAAGGCAGGCTTTTCTTCAGCATATAGATTGCGGTACGGAAGGCGATAAATTTATGATCCGTACCGAGAAAAAAACGATGAAGACCAATCTCACCGTTTATATTCCAAACAAGGAATACGGCAAAATCCGCTTTAAGCTGTTTAATGGCCCTGTCAGGGGGGAACATTTAAGCGTAAAAGAGCTCTCAGCCAAAACGACAAACGGTGTGCTGTCTTTTTCCGCTCTGACCGCCGAAAAGGCAGCGCTTGAAACGGCGAATGGACAGATCAAACTTGCTGATCATGACTGCGGAGAGATTGAAGCGGAAACGATCAATGGCTTGATTGATATAAAAGGGTCATGCGAGTCTCTGGATTTGCAGAGCTTTAACGGCAATATTGCTGCAACTGTCAAAAATCCGCATTGCCGTTCGGCATATGTGAAAACGACGACGGGCTCTATCGAGTTGAACGTCCCGCGCGATTGTGCGGTAACCGCTGAGCTGAAAAGCAATTTGGGCTCCCTGTCAAACGATCTTAGAGATGCGGAAATTCTCAAAGAAAAAAATGAGACCATCCAAAAAGAAATGCATGTCAAAGCGAATCAGAACCATGATCACAGCATGACAGTGTTTTTGGAAACAAAGACAGGATCGATCCATTTAAACCATACACAGGAGTGA